ACGCCGTCCTCGTGCTGGAGGGCGCCTTCCACCATGAGGAAGGGCTCGCCCACGATGGTCGGGCGGTGGCGCCGGAACAGGGCCGGGCGCACGATCACGTTGACGAGGCCGGTCTCGTCCTCCAGGTTCAGGAAGACGAAGCCCTTGGCGGTGCCGGGGCGCTGGCGCACCACTACCGCGCCCGCCACGCGCACCGGACGGGCCGAGGGCA
This region of Candidatus Rokuibacteriota bacterium genomic DNA includes:
- a CDS encoding error-prone DNA polymerase — encoded protein: LVADYTGTGLTLGPHPVEFHRRRLSALGVARATDLPGLPSARPVRVAGAVVVRQRPGTAKGFVFLNLEDETGLVNVIVRPALFRRHRPTIVGEPFLMVEGALQHEDGVISVRAERLWPLRDRLEVAPASPEEGPPSHDFR